One Littorina saxatilis isolate snail1 linkage group LG14, US_GU_Lsax_2.0, whole genome shotgun sequence genomic region harbors:
- the LOC138947482 gene encoding galactoside alpha-(1,2)-fucosyltransferase 1-like: MIRRRRTGVYLFVATVVAIAFLANHTNHTNHANHTNHANNTNHNNHAVRVSIKIGLSKYRSHYTADDGTSIACHTVYCGRLGNNLFEYASMLGIARATNKIPFITNPERFQGVLRTPPTRPDDYAQLMARCIKAQKTPEDKGGMFQRNLISLKPGEDYEVKGCLQSWMYFDRMRDEVREILTFTDEIVNNATLVIERLRRLFPGTTLVGVHVRREDIVGEKWIKTGFVAGSPKYFNFAMTLFRERFLNVAFVVVGQDPQWCKQNFQPVNNDTVILEPSSSEVDMQLLSMTDHLITSPGTFSWWAAFKMARTAVVTYPKEFTKKGSELAVWYSPNYVDYVMPHWIAIQG, from the coding sequence GTGTGTACCTGTTTGTCGCCACCGTGGTAGCAATAGCTTTCCTTGCCAACCACACCAACCACACCAACCACGCCAACCACACCAACCACGCCAACAACACTAACCACAACAACCACGCTGTCCGCGTATCCATCAAGATTGGTCTGAGCAAATATCGTTCACATTACACAGCAGACGACGGAACGTCTATAGCGTGTCATACTGTCTACTGTGGTCGTCTAGGCAACAACCTTTTTGAGTATGCTTCAATGTTGGGCATCGCTAGGGCAACCAACAAAATCCCCTTTATCACAAACCCGGAGAGGTTCCAGGGAGTACTAAGGACGCCTCCTACCAGGCCGGATGACTATGCTCAGTTGATGGCTCGCTGCATAAAGGCCCAGAAGACCCCGGAAGATAAGGGAGGCATGTTCCAACGAAATCTCATCAGCTTGAAACCTGGAGAGGACTACGAAGTGAAAGGTTGTCTGCAGTCGTGGATGTACTTTGACAGGATGAGGGATGAGGTTCGGGAGATCCTGACCTTTACGGATGAGATCGTCAACAACGCCACTCTAGTCATCGAGAGATTACGCCGGCTTTTCCCAGGCACAACTTTAGTCGGCGTTCACGTGCGTAGAGAGGACATTGTCGGAGAAAAGTGGATCAAAACTGGCTTCGTGGCGGGATCGCCAAAATACTTCAATTTTGCCATGACGCTTTTCAGAGAGAGGTTTCTAAACGTGGCTTTCGTGGTAGTGGGCCAGGACCCACAATGGTGCAAGCAGAACTTCCAACCTGTGAACAACGACACGGTCATCCTTGAGCCATCCTCCTCCGAGGTGGACATGCAGCTGCTGTCCATGACGGATCATCTCATCACGAGCCCGGGCACCTTTAGCTGGTGGGCTGCCTTCAAGATGGCCCGCACAGCTGTGGTGACGTACCCGAAAGAATTCACCA